In Rutidosis leptorrhynchoides isolate AG116_Rl617_1_P2 chromosome 2, CSIRO_AGI_Rlap_v1, whole genome shotgun sequence, one genomic interval encodes:
- the LOC139891813 gene encoding uncharacterized protein, with protein sequence MSWFARSIANTLQLDLDNDDENNDVTEQHPLNNNTIEKPEQVIEDDNDSPLTPGRGVKEDLSEITKTLTRQFWGVASFLAPPPSAEPSNSKSDPDDGAPEPIAGIRRDFAEIGGRFRSGISKLSNNIDVSDITKLASNFLQLSPDDDDDDYMLSSDAQTLGVTDEVVAFVRDITMHPETWLDFPLPDDDDNDDSQDFELSDAQQQHALTVESLAPRLAALRIELCPGYMSESNFWKIYFVLLHPRLEPQAAELLSTPEVVKARAALKYELKGRTNMQTKEEDVSQNTSSYSQLKPDPFQEQDRPVPSVIKSESVPLEISKTKATTSTRLVDIETEKHPIPTEEEVRIVDKSVIQEEPRKEETKTEDETDKDEDDWLKEDNSENVTGTTTTTNTIPIENDEDVSFSDLEDDDGDAPPTKDSPDWVQLGSDSSTVDHGQVSGARNSEGKGSSDWLDVDDIDVA encoded by the exons ATGTCATGGTTCGCTCGATCCATCGCCAACACCCTCCAACTCGACctcgataacgatgacgaaaacAATGACGTCACCGAACAGCATCCGCTCAATAACAACACAATTGAAAAACCTGAACAAGTAATCGAAGATGACAACGATTCGCCGTTAACTCCAGGACGTGGAGTGAAAGAGGACTTATCAGAAATCACAAAAACCCTAACTCGTCAATTTTGGGGCGTCGCATCGTTTCTAGCGCCACCGCCATCTGCCGAACCGTCGAATTCGAAATCTGATCCGGATGATGGAGCTCCGGAACCTATTGCTGGAATCCGGAGAGATTTTGCGGAGATCGGAGGGAGATTTCGTAGTGGAATATCGAAGCTGTCTAATAATATTGATGTATCTGACATTACCAAATTAGCTTCTAATTTTCTGCAATTATcacctgatgatgatgatgatgattatatgcTGTCTAGTGATGCTCAAACACTTGGTGTTACTGATGAAGTTGTGGCTTTTGTTAGGGATATTACAATGCATCCTGAAACTTGGCTTGATTTTCCATTaccagatgatgatgataatgatgatagccaag ATTTTGAGCTGTCTGATGCACAACAACAGCATGCTTTGACTGTTGAAAGCTTAGCACCGAGGTTGGCTGCACTTAGGATTGAGCTTTGTCCCGGTTATATGAGTGAAAGTAATTTCTGGAAGATATATTTTGTGCTTCTGCATCCTAGACTTGAACCTCAGGCTGCTGAACTTCTTTCAACACCAGAG GTTGTGAAAGCCAGAGCGGCATTGAAATACGAGTTGAAGGGCCGTACAAACATGCAGACTAAAGAGGAGGATGTATCACAAAACACTTCTTCTTATTCTCAACTTAAACCTGATCCTTTTCAAGAACAGGATCGTCCGGTGCCATCTGTTATCAAGTCAGAATCCGTCCCACTTGAGATATCTAAAACTAAAGCAACAACCTCGACTAGATTAGTTGATATAGAGACTGAAAAGCATCCCATTCCAACTGAAGAAGAAGTTAGAATCGTAGACAAATCAGTTATCCAAGAGGAACCACGAAAAGAGGAGACCAAAACGGAAGATGAAACagataaagatgaagatgattgGTTGAAGGAAGATAACTCAGAGAACGTTActggtacaacaacaacaacaaatacaATTCCCATTGAAAATGATGAGGATGTATCATTTAGCGATCTTGAGGATGACGATGGAGATGCCCCCCCTACAAAAGACTCACCAGATTGGGTCCAGCTTGGCAGTGATTCTTCGACTGTTGACCATGGCCAGGTAAGTGGTGCACGTAACTCCGAGGGGAAAGGATCTAGTGATTGGCTTGATGTTGATGACATTGATgtagcatga